A stretch of the Duncaniella dubosii genome encodes the following:
- a CDS encoding DUF4876 domain-containing protein — translation MWLPSNQCNRSYAIVRFPEGMTAEKFLSEQNGEYSYINAATGKEMAGTKCYLIKYEWILDGINLSPKEGWTLGALSTSVDASYAAIADAKVDKTRFGKKFVRKVAGVSAAGNTVLMDTNDSANDFNVVSAN, via the coding sequence ATCTGGCTTCCGTCAAACCAGTGCAACCGTTCGTATGCTATTGTTCGTTTCCCTGAAGGTATGACTGCTGAGAAGTTCCTTTCCGAGCAGAATGGAGAGTATTCCTATATCAATGCAGCGACAGGCAAGGAAATGGCCGGAACAAAATGCTATCTGATCAAGTATGAATGGATTCTTGACGGTATAAATCTTTCTCCCAAAGAAGGCTGGACGCTTGGTGCGTTGAGCACTTCGGTTGATGCAAGCTATGCTGCCATTGCCGATGCAAAGGTTGACAAGACTCGTTTCGGTAAGAAATTTGTCCGCAAAGTCGCAGGTGTGTCGGCTGCCGGTAACACAGTCCTGATGGATACCAACGATTCGGCAAACGATTTCAATGTGGTTTCAGCGAATTAA